A segment of the Nitrospinota bacterium genome:
GGCTCGAACACGAAAAGGACTATCTCTGATTCGGTGCCGAGCCTCATCGGGGGGCCCCAAGTTGACGTTCCGCTAGTGGTATAGAGGGATGAACCATCGTTCCTGAAATATCCGAACGGATACGACATCACCGCCTTGACCAACAGGCTCATCGGAGGAATCTGCCCTGCGTGCATGTGGCCGGCGAGGGTGATATCTATTCCAAGTTCCGCCGCCTTGTCGAATGGATCAGGCCTGTGAGACAAAAGGAGTTTTATCTTTCCTTTAGAATCATCAGTCAGCATCGCCTTTAGCACCGTTTCATAATCCCTGTATGTATTTCCCGCCGGATCGTCTATCCCCATCAAAAGGAGTTTTCCCGAAACTGTTTTTGTTTCGTTGCGAAGAACATGGATCTTGCTTTGCTTCAGAAATTCCTCGAATTTTTCAATCCCGACGTAGAATTCGTGGTTGCCCGCGACAGCGTATTTTCCCCTGCGCGCTTTTAATTTTTTCAACACATCAATATGTTCCTTCAGCGCTTCCGGGTCGTCGTCAATAAGGTCCCCGGTTATGACTATCACGGCCGGCGATACGCCGTTTACCATCTCGACCACATTTTTGAGCCAGTCGACCGATTTAAACCTAGTCAGGTGCAGATCGGAGAGTAGAACAACCTTGTATCCCTCCAGCCTCTTCGGGAGATTCTTTACAGGTATATGCAGTTCCTTGAAAGTGGGCGCCCCCGAAGCGTTATATATGGAAAGAAGCGAAAGGAAAAGCGTCAAGACAAGGGTGATTATCGTCAGCTCCTTTGGGTGCTCGGGGAAAAAATAGAGAAAAAGCTCCCTTAATATGAAAAGACCTAACGCAAGGCCGATGGCGCCAAGCCATACCGATCCAAAGTAAAACAGGATGTTCGAATTTACGATCCGCATGAAGAAATGGCCGAGCATGAACGAAGCGGCGGCTGTGTACATGAAGATGCGCAGATATTTTCTCTCTTTTTCCGAAAACCGGAGATCATTCACTATCCTGTAATAGACAAGGTAGTGAATTCCGAAATAGACGGTTGAAAAGATGAGGAGGAACAATAAAAACCTGATCAATGCGCTCTCCCTAATTCAAAATGGCAAAACATGCCCTTGAGCCGTTTCGAGGTAATATACAACATTTTTTATCCGCTGGAATACATCTGCTCCTGTCCGGAAAAATATTCATCGGCATTGGAATGATATCGCGTATCGTTTAACCACCTAATCGAGAAGCCGCTTTAGCCTGTCGATAAGCGCGAGCGCCTCAACAGGGGTCATGTTATCAAGGTCGGTATTTTTAAGTGTATCAATTACCGGATGATGCCTCGCGTCGAAAAGGGATATCTGCTCCTTCTCCTTTTTCCCCTCCCTCGATCTTTCCTTTACCCTGAGGGCCGGTTTACCGTCGGGGGCGAATTCCATTTTTTCCAGGTCGGCAAGGACTCGTCTGGCCGATTCGAGGACGGCCGGAGGGAGTCCAGCGAGCCGCCCCACCTGTATGCCGTAACTTTTATCTGCCGGTCCCTTCTCGATCTTCCTCATGAATATCAGTCGGTCGTGGTACTCCTTCGCGCTTACGTTATAGTTCGCCACACCCTCCATCGACTCCGCCATGTCGGTCAGCTCATGGTAATGCGATGCGAAAAGCGTTCTCGCCTTTAAGTGCGCGAGATGTTCCGCCACCGCCCACGCGATGGAAATTCCGTCGAAAGTGCTTGTCCCTCTCCCTATCTCGTCGAGAATAATGAACGAGCTCTTTGTAGCATTGTTGAGAATATTCGCGGTCTCAACCATCTCCACCATGAAAGTGGAAAGCCCTTTCTGCAATCTGTCCTGCGCGCCTACGCGTGTAAATATCCGGTCTGCTATCCCGACCACTCCGCTTGTCGCGGCGATGTATCCCCCCATCTGCGCCATCAACACAGCCAACGCGCTCTGCCTGAGATAAGTCGATTTTCCCGCCATGTTCGGCCCGGTGATAATCTTCAGCGTCTCCCCCCCGTCGCCAAGCGTTACGTCGTTTGGAACGAAGTTCTCCTCCGTCATCAGACGTTCGATGACCGGGTGGCGCGACGCTTCGAGATAGAGTTCGGAATTTTCCGTCAGCTCAGGTTTGCAGTAATTGTTCAGGCGCGCCGTTTCTGCGAGCGATACCGCCACATCCAGCCTGGCGACCATATGCGCGGCCTCGCCGATGCGGGTGAGGAACTTCAATGTTTCATCCCTCAGCTCCTCCACAAGCTTCGCCTCCATTGTGCGCGCTCGCTCTTCGGATGTGGCAAGTTTCTCCTCTATCTCCTTCAGCTCCGGCGATACATACCGCTCGCAGTTGAGAAGCTCCTGTTTTTTTATCCACCCGTCCGGCGCCTTGCCGGAATGCTTCTTCGTTATTTCTATGTAGTAGCCATGTATCCTGTTGTAGCCGAATTTCAGGGAGGAGATACCGGTCTTCTCCTTCTCCGCCTGTTCCATATCCTTTATCGCGTCGGCAGATTTTTGCGAGAACGACCGAAGCTCGTCCAACTCCGCGCTGTAGCCTTCATTTATGAAACCGATATCCTTGAACGTAGCCGGGTGGTTGTCGCTTACGGCGCCCTCCAGCAGAGCGCGGAGTTCATCGAGATTGTCCCACCTTGCGGAAAGATCGCTTATCACCCCGCTGTCGAGCCCCTTCACCGTGCCTATGATACCGGGGAGGAGAGCTACGGAATTTTTAAGCGATGAAAAATCGCGCGGGTTGAAATTCTTTCCCGCGATACGCGAAGAGGCGCGCTGAAAATCGGATACTCTTTCAAGTATCGCCTGCAGTGACGCGCTCTCCCTGAAATTCTGGAAAAAGACGGTGACGAGCTCCTGCCTTTTGAGTATCGTCTCCTTTTTCTTGAGCGGTTTTAATATCCGGTTCCTCAGGAGCCTCGCCCCCATCGGCGTCTTTGTTCTGTCGAGAACCTCCAGGAGTGTTCCGTCGCGCGAGCCGTCCGAGAGGTTTGAAACAAGCTCCAGGTTCCTTGTTGTCGCCGCGTCCATCTCCATCTCTTCCCCCGCGTGGAGATACCTTATCGACGTCAACGAACTCAGCCCACCGGGGCTCTGTTTGGCGATGTACCCTACCGCGCCGCCGGCGGCTCCGATGGCGGCTATCCTGTTTGCCAGACCGAAACCTTCGAGAGATGACACTCCGAGAAGTTCGCACAATCTTTTTCGCGCCTCATCCGAATCGAAATTGACGAAATCGAATTTTTCCAGTTTCAGATCGGAATTCTCAAGCGACCCGGCCAGAGGAGAACCGTTCTTCATGCTGTCTGGCACGACTATCTCCTTCGGCGCGAGCCGCACCAGCTCGTCCATCACCTTTTCAAAACGCTTTTCGCCATCGAATTCCTGCGCGTCGAACGTTCCGGTCGAGAGATCCACAGAGGCGAGACCAACAAGCCCATCCTCCTCGCAAAGGGCGACAAGATTGTTCGCCTCCTTCTCGTTCAGCAGATAATCTTCCGTGAGCGTTCCGGGCGTTACCACCCTTACGACCTCTCTTGCGACAAGCCCCTTTGCCTCCTTCGGATCCTCCACCTGCTCACAGATGGCGACCTTGAATCCCGCATTGACCATTCTTGAAAGATAGGTAGTGAGAGCGTGATATGGAACGCCGCACATCGGCTCATCCCTCTCCTTGCTTCTTGAGGTAAGGGCTACATTCATGGTTCTCGCGGCGATCTTCGCGTCCTCGTAGAACATCTCGTAAAAATCCCCCATGCGGAAAAAGAGGATGCAGTCCGAATAGTTCTTTTTTATTCCGAGGTACTGCCGCATCAGCGGTGTTGTATCTTTACTCATCCGGCCCTGCTCTTAGAGCACTATCCCCTTGAAGGATTCAATGAGCGCGTCGTATGTCTCCCTTATATGCTGGGGAAGGACGCGCACCTCGCCTACGACCGGCATGAAGTTCGTATCCCCCGACCATCTGGGGACGACATGCATATGGATATGTTCGTCAATCCCGGCCCCGGCGGGGGACCCGACATTCATCCCGATGTTGAACCCATGCGGTTTGAAACGCTCCTGAAGTATCTCGACGCTTTTTTGAACAAGGCGTCCATTCTCATCCATCTCCTCGCCGGTGATGCCGGTCAGTTCGCTTGTATGTCTGTACGGAATGACCATCAAATGACCGTTGTTGTAAGGATAGATGTTGAGCACGATGAAATTTGTTTTCCCCCGGTAGAGGATGGAGTTTTCCCTGTCCTTCTCCTCCCCCTGCATTTTGCAGAAGACGCACTCCTTCTCTTTTTCCCGAAGAACGTACTCTATCCGCCAGGGAGCCCAGAGCTGTTTCATGATCTTCCGTACCCCGCGAGCATCAGTTTTCTCTGCATCTCTTCCATTTCCATTGCCCCCTTTTTCGATCTCTCATGATCGTACCCCAGAAGATGCAAGACCCCATGTACAAGAAGGAAAAGGAGCTCCCTTTCGTTTGAGTTCCCTATTTTTTTCGCCTGCCGTCTGGCATACGGAATTGAGATCGCAATATCGCCGATGGTTTTCGGTCCAGGACCCTCCCCACCGGGAAAGGAGAGGACATCGGTAGCCTTGTCGATACCGCGAAATTCCCTGTTCAATCCCCTGATTTCAGCGTCGCCGCAAAAGAGTATGGAGAGTTCCCCGTCGGGATTACCCAGTTCCTCCAAGATTGTCCGCAGCCTCGTTCTTATCCTCTGTATGTTCGGCCTGGTCAATCCAGATCTTATTGTTATCATTATTTTCGCCAGCTTCCTTGCCCTCCGGGTATTTGACTCTGTAGTGAAATATACCGTGAAGGATGCGCACAAAGCTATTCCCTATTTTTTTAAGGTCCCTGAGGTTGAGCTGGGATTCGTCCAGCTCGCCGTCAAGGAACCTGTCCTGGATGATCTTGTAGACCACCTGTCTTACCCGCGTGGAGTTCGGATTCTGCAGGCTCCTGGTGGCAGCTTCGACCGAATCGGCAAGAGCGAGAATGGCGGATTCGCGCGACGTGGGCTTTCTTCCCGGATACTTGAAATCCTGTTCCTTTACAGCCGAAACGCTCGGCTGTTCCATGTCCTTCGCCCTTTGATAGAAATACTTTATTGTCTGCGTGCCGTGATGTTCGATGATCATGTCTGTCACCTGCGGTATGAGCTTGTACTTTTTGGCGAGCTCAATTCCGTCGGTCACATGCGAAGTTATGATGAGCGAGCTCATCGACGGATTGAGGTTGTCATGCTTGTTCTTCCCCTCCTTCTGGTTCTCGATGTAGTAGTCGGGCCTCTCCATCTTCCCTATGTCGTGGAAATATGCTCCGACCCTCACAAGAAGGGGATTCGCGCCGACAGCCTCCGCCGCATCCTCGGCAAGGTTGCCCACAACTATCGAATGGTGATACGTCCCCGGCGCGACAACCGCCATCCGCGAAAGGAGAGGATGGTTAAGATCGGAAAGTTCCAGCAGTTTGAGATCCGACACAACGGGGAAAAATCTTTCTATCAAAGGGAGAACCGTGAGGGCCAGTGTTACGACCATAAATCCGCTCATCGATCCGAAAAGAAGATTATATGTATCCTGTTCCGTGAAGAGATTGTTCTCAAGAAGATCCCCGGTAAAGATCACGGCGATGTTCGCGCCGACCAGGTGGAGACCGGCCCGCCAGATGTCGTTCCTTATCTTTATTCTGCCGACGTGGGTAAGCGCCGTTATACCCCCCGCGAGCGCCACCCATGAATATACGTTCGATGATGTAAACATCAATCCCGTTGAGAGGGTCACTAGAAGCGTCATCAGCACCGTTGCTTCCCTGTTGAAGAATATCGCTATCAAAAGCGGGGCGAGGGCGAACGGTGTCGCGAACAGATATGAGCTGAACACGACGTCCGATTTCTGGAGGGCAAACGTCGAGGCCGCAAGGGAAGACATTTTCAATATCGACGCCTGACCGATGAAAACCAGTGCGAATAGAAGCAGGTAATACCTGTTTCGTCCTATCTCCGGTAGAAAGTGGTAAAGATAGATCCATGAAGAGAGGACTATGAGCGTGATGAAGAGAATAGTCCCGGCGACCGACTGCGCTTTCCTCCCCTTGCCGAGTCCGCCACGCACGGCATTGAGCTTCAGGAGCTGTTCCTCCGTAATCCTGTCGCCGCTCCTAGCGATAAGCTCCCCTTTTTTCAGAACGGTCGTTACCGGAATCACCGCGTCAATCGCTTTCTTGCGGCTCATTGCGGTCTTTTCCTCGTTGTACCTGATGTTCGGCTTCAGGAGGGTTTCACATATTTTAATGACCTCCCTTCTCAGCGACGGGTGGTTTCGAGAGACAAGCGCCAGCGCTTTCTGCCTTATCTGTGAGCGTGCTTCCTTAATTCCGTATACTTCATCAACCCTAAGGGAGTTCACGGCCCTTTCCGCCTCCCTGATGTCACCGCCGGCAGTTGAATCCGCGGCAAATGAAACGCCTCTTCCGGGGATATTCAGATCGTTCTTGTTCTCGATAACGCCGCGCATGAGGAGTTCAGAAAGAATACTCTTTACCCATTCGGCGATCTGCGGCCTGTAATGGTGCCACCTTAATACCTTGCCGGTATCCTCCGTATATTCGATGCCGAGTTTTTGATAGAAGGATTTTTCCAGCTTCCTGAACGATTTCGTCTGTTCGTAGCTCGTAAGTATCTCAAGGTAGTTTTTCCTCTTCTCCAGCGCCTGCGGTGTATTGTCGAAACGGAGTAGTTCCGATTCCTCAAGCTCCGCGCTTATATGCCTGTACGCCTGAGGACTTTTTGCCATGTATCCTTCCCGCATAGCGTTGAACGCTTCGTCAACCCGCGAGGATATCTCCTTTATGTGTCCTAAACTGAAATCGTAAACATCGGGAACGGAATTGAACGCCGCCTCCCTTTTATTATCAGTACCTTTTACATCCTTCGCGAGTATATTCCTCGGCGAATAGATATTCTCGGGGACAATGTCGCCAACTTCGAATTTCTGCGAGACTATCAGGCCCGATGGAATGAAAAACCATGATGAGAGAAGAATGACGACCGTACCGGCGATGAAATTTACAAGGTTTTCCCTCCTTTTCCACCACCCCTTTTTCCCGGAGCCGTTGATCGAATCCTTCTTTCTGGCGTCAACACCCTTGAGCCTTACAACTTTTTTCTGTTTTCCCTTTGCCATTATCCGGAGTTTCCATTCTTTTCTTCGTGAGTTTCATAAGCAGAGACTATCTTTTCCACCAGCGGATGCCGCACGACATCCTTTTTCGTGAACTGGATGATATCTATTCCGTCGATCCCCTTTAGAATATTATGCGCCTGTACTAGCCCTGACATCCTGTCCCTCGGAAGATCAATTTGCGTTATGTCGCCGGTGACTACCGCGCGGGAATTTGTTCCAAGCCTGGTGAGAAACATTTTCATCTGTTCCGTGGTGCAGTTCTGCGCCTCATCAAGGATGATGTAGGAATCGTTCAGGGTTCTCCCCCTCATGTATGCGAGCGGTGCCACCTCTATTTCGCCATGCTCTATCATGGTTGCCAGTTTTTCCGAACCGAGCATATCGTAGATGGCGTCATACAGGGGGCGAAGATATGGAGTAATCTTCTCGTTCAGGTCGCCGGGGAGAAATCCGAGGTTTTCGCCCGCCTCGACCGCCGGCCTAGTAAGGACTATTCTGGCGATCTTTTTGCTGAGAAGTTCGGAAACTGCCATCGCCATCGCGAGATATGTCTTGCCCGTACCCGCCGGGCCGATAGCCACGACTACTTCGGTTTTCGTAAGGGAATGTATGTACGCTCGCTGAGTGAGCGACCTGGGCATGATGACCTTTCGCTTGGTCTTTATCCTTACGTCGGATGAAAACATCTCCTTAAGCGAAACGTCGTTGTGCTCCTTGAAGTAGGAGATGAAGAACTTTAGCTCCCCCGGAGAGAGAATCACTCCGCTTTCGACAAGCTCGTTGAACTGCACCAGCATTTCGGACAGCTTTATTACGCTCTGCTCTTCGCCGGAAATGAATATGGAGCCGTTTCGCGCAACTATCTCCACGTTGAATGTTTTCTGCAAATACCGCAACTGCTCGTCGTTCACGCCGCAAAGCTCGCGGAAGTGATGAAACTCCGAGATCTGGACGGTCTTGCTACCGGGGTCCGCTAT
Coding sequences within it:
- a CDS encoding metallophosphoesterase, with amino-acid sequence MIRFLLFLLIFSTVYFGIHYLVYYRIVNDLRFSEKERKYLRIFMYTAAASFMLGHFFMRIVNSNILFYFGSVWLGAIGLALGLFILRELFLYFFPEHPKELTIITLVLTLFLSLLSIYNASGAPTFKELHIPVKNLPKRLEGYKVVLLSDLHLTRFKSVDWLKNVVEMVNGVSPAVIVITGDLIDDDPEALKEHIDVLKKLKARRGKYAVAGNHEFYVGIEKFEEFLKQSKIHVLRNETKTVSGKLLLMGIDDPAGNTYRDYETVLKAMLTDDSKGKIKLLLSHRPDPFDKAAELGIDITLAGHMHAGQIPPMSLLVKAVMSYPFGYFRNDGSSLYTTSGTSTWGPPMRLGTESEIVLFVFEPAGK
- the mutS gene encoding DNA mismatch repair protein MutS, with the translated sequence MSKDTTPLMRQYLGIKKNYSDCILFFRMGDFYEMFYEDAKIAARTMNVALTSRSKERDEPMCGVPYHALTTYLSRMVNAGFKVAICEQVEDPKEAKGLVAREVVRVVTPGTLTEDYLLNEKEANNLVALCEEDGLVGLASVDLSTGTFDAQEFDGEKRFEKVMDELVRLAPKEIVVPDSMKNGSPLAGSLENSDLKLEKFDFVNFDSDEARKRLCELLGVSSLEGFGLANRIAAIGAAGGAVGYIAKQSPGGLSSLTSIRYLHAGEEMEMDAATTRNLELVSNLSDGSRDGTLLEVLDRTKTPMGARLLRNRILKPLKKKETILKRQELVTVFFQNFRESASLQAILERVSDFQRASSRIAGKNFNPRDFSSLKNSVALLPGIIGTVKGLDSGVISDLSARWDNLDELRALLEGAVSDNHPATFKDIGFINEGYSAELDELRSFSQKSADAIKDMEQAEKEKTGISSLKFGYNRIHGYYIEITKKHSGKAPDGWIKKQELLNCERYVSPELKEIEEKLATSEERARTMEAKLVEELRDETLKFLTRIGEAAHMVARLDVAVSLAETARLNNYCKPELTENSELYLEASRHPVIERLMTEENFVPNDVTLGDGGETLKIITGPNMAGKSTYLRQSALAVLMAQMGGYIAATSGVVGIADRIFTRVGAQDRLQKGLSTFMVEMVETANILNNATKSSFIILDEIGRGTSTFDGISIAWAVAEHLAHLKARTLFASHYHELTDMAESMEGVANYNVSAKEYHDRLIFMRKIEKGPADKSYGIQVGRLAGLPPAVLESARRVLADLEKMEFAPDGKPALRVKERSREGKKEKEQISLFDARHHPVIDTLKNTDLDNMTPVEALALIDRLKRLLD
- a CDS encoding HIT domain-containing protein, with amino-acid sequence MKQLWAPWRIEYVLREKEKECVFCKMQGEEKDRENSILYRGKTNFIVLNIYPYNNGHLMVIPYRHTSELTGITGEEMDENGRLVQKSVEILQERFKPHGFNIGMNVGSPAGAGIDEHIHMHVVPRWSGDTNFMPVVGEVRVLPQHIRETYDALIESFKGIVL
- the ybeY gene encoding rRNA maturation RNase YbeY, coding for MEELGNPDGELSILFCGDAEIRGLNREFRGIDKATDVLSFPGGEGPGPKTIGDIAISIPYARRQAKKIGNSNERELLFLLVHGVLHLLGYDHERSKKGAMEMEEMQRKLMLAGYGRS
- a CDS encoding HDIG domain-containing protein, encoding MAKGKQKKVVRLKGVDARKKDSINGSGKKGWWKRRENLVNFIAGTVVILLSSWFFIPSGLIVSQKFEVGDIVPENIYSPRNILAKDVKGTDNKREAAFNSVPDVYDFSLGHIKEISSRVDEAFNAMREGYMAKSPQAYRHISAELEESELLRFDNTPQALEKRKNYLEILTSYEQTKSFRKLEKSFYQKLGIEYTEDTGKVLRWHHYRPQIAEWVKSILSELLMRGVIENKNDLNIPGRGVSFAADSTAGGDIREAERAVNSLRVDEVYGIKEARSQIRQKALALVSRNHPSLRREVIKICETLLKPNIRYNEEKTAMSRKKAIDAVIPVTTVLKKGELIARSGDRITEEQLLKLNAVRGGLGKGRKAQSVAGTILFITLIVLSSWIYLYHFLPEIGRNRYYLLLFALVFIGQASILKMSSLAASTFALQKSDVVFSSYLFATPFALAPLLIAIFFNREATVLMTLLVTLSTGLMFTSSNVYSWVALAGGITALTHVGRIKIRNDIWRAGLHLVGANIAVIFTGDLLENNLFTEQDTYNLLFGSMSGFMVVTLALTVLPLIERFFPVVSDLKLLELSDLNHPLLSRMAVVAPGTYHHSIVVGNLAEDAAEAVGANPLLVRVGAYFHDIGKMERPDYYIENQKEGKNKHDNLNPSMSSLIITSHVTDGIELAKKYKLIPQVTDMIIEHHGTQTIKYFYQRAKDMEQPSVSAVKEQDFKYPGRKPTSRESAILALADSVEAATRSLQNPNSTRVRQVVYKIIQDRFLDGELDESQLNLRDLKKIGNSFVRILHGIFHYRVKYPEGKEAGENNDNNKIWIDQAEHTEDKNEAADNLGGTG
- a CDS encoding PhoH family protein, which translates into the protein MGSTIADPGSKTVQISEFHHFRELCGVNDEQLRYLQKTFNVEIVARNGSIFISGEEQSVIKLSEMLVQFNELVESGVILSPGELKFFISYFKEHNDVSLKEMFSSDVRIKTKRKVIMPRSLTQRAYIHSLTKTEVVVAIGPAGTGKTYLAMAMAVSELLSKKIARIVLTRPAVEAGENLGFLPGDLNEKITPYLRPLYDAIYDMLGSEKLATMIEHGEIEVAPLAYMRGRTLNDSYIILDEAQNCTTEQMKMFLTRLGTNSRAVVTGDITQIDLPRDRMSGLVQAHNILKGIDGIDIIQFTKKDVVRHPLVEKIVSAYETHEEKNGNSG